The segment ACTTGGCTATCCCCGGATCTTTTTTTGCGCGTTGCGAAATCAGCGTCAGCCAGCTCGATCGTTGAGTCGAAATCGGCGAGTGACAATAACTCGTAACTACGTGACGGGCGCAAAAGTGGACCACCAATAAGGCCTCGTGACACGATCGCCAATCGATCGGTCGCTGCACTATGAACATGCAATCCTTTCAGTAGTGATCTGGCGACAACGTCCGCGAGGGGATGTGCAATCCTCGATCGTCGTCCCTTATCCGACCTCGGTCTTGTCCGAACGATTGCATTTCAGCTGTGCCTTCGATTCAATTAGCCCTGATGGTTGCATGCCGTGCGGAGGACACCAGGGTGCGAGCCACGATGAACACGTTGCTATCTGCGATCCTCAAAGATGATCCGTCCCAGGTGAAGGACCTGCTGAAGGCGGATCGCGCACTGGCAACCGGCACCATCGGTGAACCCAAGCTCTACAAATCCGAGATCTTTCACTGGATTTACGTCGGGGACACCGCGCTGCACCTGGCTGCCGCCGGCTATCGGGTGGAAATCGTTCGATTGCTGCTCGCGGCCGGGGCCGATCCTAACGCGGCCGTGAATCATCGTCGCAGCGGCCCATTGCACTATGCCGCGGATGGCTACATAAACGGCCCCGCATGGAACGAGAAGCGGCAAGTAAAAACCCTCGAATGTCTGCTGGAAGCAGGCGGCCAGGTAAATGCCCAAGACAAGAATGGCGCCTCAGCTTTGCACCGTGCCGTCCGGACTCGCTGTGCCGCCGCCGTACAATTCCTGCTGGAAGCGGCCGCCGATCCGGTGTTGAGAAACAAGTCCGGGTCCATGCCGTTTCATCTGGCAGTGCAGACCACCGGCCGTGGCGGCAGCGGAACCGAAGAGTCGAAAGCGGCGCAACAACAGATCATCAACGTGTTTCTATCGTTGAGATTAAGCACGGGACTCAAGGACGGAAAAGGAAAAACCGTGTTGCAATGCGGCCAAAGCGACTGGGTGAAACGATTGTTAACCACTGGCGCCGCTGCGGCAGATTAGTTTCGACGTCCGATGACCGCCATTCGGGCCTCGTCTTGCGAGTCGCTCTCTCAGACAAAGCCTAGTCCGCGCTAGGTTCGGTACCGGCGGCCTGCACCAGTTGCGCGAACTGCTGCAATTCATCCGCATTGAGATCCGACATGGCCCAAAACTCCAGGCCAGATTTCGTCCAATGAACCAGGTGATAGCCCTGCCGCTCGAGCAGCTGCAAAGAGATACTGTGGTTGTCGCTCATCGGCCAGCAGAACAGGTTGATCACATGCTTTCGTCGTCCGTAGACTAGCGCGGCGACCGGCCGATGGTTCACATAATCCAGGCGTCCGCCCATCAACGGAAAGCCTTCCTCTGCAAAATCGTTCACCTCGGGCGAATAGTCAAGCTTTCCATTAAACCAGGGCTTCACCTGATGCCGGTCCGAGGAAGCCACGTCGGCCACATGGTCCACCAGCAGCGAACGCACATGGCTGGCCACTACTTGATCGACCACGGCATCGGTCGCATCGCTCCGCCAACTTCGGTCGATGAGCCATGTCGCTGCCACAAATAGCGCGGCGGCCGTCGCCAAGCTGGCTATCGGAAGCAGCCTACGATTCCATGCATGCTGCGGCGGCTTAATGGAAGGCTGCTTGCTTCGAAATTGCTCGCGCAATGCGGCCGGCGCGCGGTAGTAAAGCGAACTGCCGTTAATCGCCGAGCGCAACGCCTGCTGCTGTTCGTAACCAGACTTACACGCTCCGCACTCTTTGAGATGTCGTTCCATCTCCAGGCTGTGGAGCAAATCCAACTCGCCGTCAAAGTAGCCGTGCAATAGTTGTTGAGACTCGCGACAATCCACGTTACGACTCCTTCCCGATTCGTGCGGCCAGGCATTCTTGCAGTCGCCCTCGGGCGCGTCCCAGACGCGACATCACGGTTCCGACCGGAATGCCCGCAATCCCGGCGATCTCTTTGTACGCCATGCCTTCGAATTCTCTGAGCACCAAAACCTCACGGAATTCCGTGGGCAGCTCTTCTATCGCTTGTCGCAACAAGTCTCGATCGACGTTGGCCACTAGCGCGGCGTCGGGACTGGTGCTTCCGGTTTCGGTGCTGTGCTTCTCTTCGTCGAAAGGAACTGTGGGCTCTCCCGCGCGGTTCGCGTGCAGCCACGTGTAACACGTATTGCGGACGATGGTCAGCAGCCAGGCGCGGCAATTGCGCCCGCGAACGTTATCGAAGAAGCGAAAGGCGCGCAGCAATGCCTCTTGCACTACATCGTCCGCATCCGACTCGTTACGCGTCAACCAGCGCGCCAAGTTGTATACGGCGTCGAGATGTGGCAAGACCGCTTCTTCAAAGCTGGCGCGCTGTCTGTCGTGCAAACGAGTCTTCGATCCTTTCGGCCGGTACAAACTCCTCAAGAATAGACCGCCCTTTGTGGGCGTTTATTCCCGCAATTATTCGCGGAATTTCGCGGGAATTTTCGCCCTAGGTAGGCAGTCAATACGTGGCAGCGATCACGTAATCCAAGTTTACGTCAAACCGCTGCCGTCGGAAATGCCTAAGGGTTTTACTGGCAATGAAACATTATTTGGAGTGCACTTGAATGACCGACCAAATGAAGAGCTCGTTGCAGAATGACGGCGTCGATCGACGAGGTTTTTTGGAGTGCATGGCCTGGGCCGGCACCGGTCTGCTTTGGACGTTGAACGGCGGCCTGCCCACTGGCCGGGCCTTCGGCCGCGAGTCAACGGGCGCCGGCCCGAACGACTTCTCGTTCGTCCAGATCAGCGATAGCCACATCGGATTCGGCAAGGCGCCAAACAAGGACGTGGTCGGCACGCTGCAGGCGGCCGTCGCCAAGATCAACTCCCTGCCGCAACGGCCAGCGTTCGTCCTGCACACGGGCGACCTGACGCACCTGGCCAAGCCCGAGGAATTCGACACCGTCGCTGAGGTGCTTAAAGGCGTCAACGCAAAGGTACTGTATGTGCCCGGCGAGCACGACTTCGACGCCGACGACAACAAGCTTTACCTCGAGCGCTTCGGCAAGCACACGATGGGGTCCGGGTGGTACAGCTTCGATTACAAAGGCGTCCACTTCGTCGCTCTGGTGAACGTTGCGAACGCCAAATCGGGCAGCACGTCGAGCTTGGGTCAAATCGGCCAAGCGCAACTGCAATGGCTTTCCAAGGACCTTGCCGGCATATCCAGCAGCAAGCCTGTCGTCGTCTTCGCTCACGTCCCGTTGTGGGCGGTGTACGAGAAGTGGGGTTGGGGAACGGCAGACGCCGCGCAAGCGCTTGCATTGCTCAAGCGTTTTGGTTCCGTGACCATCCTCAACGGTCACATTCATCAGATTATGCAAAAGGTCGAAGGTCGTGTTGTATTTCACACGGCCCGTTCGACCGCTTTCCCGCAGAGTGAGCCTGGCAAGGGTTCTCCGGGGCCGATGCGCGACCTGCCTGCCGACCAGTTGCGCGGCGCACTGGGCGTGACAATCGTCGGATATGTCGAAAACCACGGCCCCTTGGCGGTTGCTGATCCCACGCTGGCATCGTGACGAGTACCAAGTCGGATTCGTGCCCGAAAGATATCACTCGGTGGTTACTGCTTCACAAGAGGATCTTATGATTCGGCTCGCACTCTGCTTCGTTGGCTCTCTGATAGTGAATTCCTGCTACCTGTCAGCAACCGTGTCGGCCGCGGAGCGCCAGCGAGACATCGCGTCGGAAGTGCTTTCTGTTTTCGAGGCCCGATGCGCCGCTTGCCATGGCCCCGAACTGGCCAAGCCGGAAGGCCGGTTCGGGTACGTATCAGATCTCGCACGCTTGGCGGCCAACGCCGAGATGGTCATTCCATATTTCCCGGATGAGTCGGAAATTTGGCAGCTAATCCGCCGTGCAGAGATGCCACCAGACGACTCGCCAACCGGTCCATTGACTTCGGAAGAAAAGGAGGTGATCCGCTCTTGGATCGCCAAGGGCGCTCGCGTAACTTCGCCCGTAGACTTGAATCGAGCGGCGACCGACATCGACGCGCATGCGCCTGCGGTCCAAAGAACGAGAGATTCCGCGCTCATACGGCCTGGCGTCCGTCACGCCTCCCGCTGCCCCACCCATCGCCGTGGGTTTGCCCAGACCGGCTCGGTGGAGTCGGATGCCGCACGCAATTCAGAGCGCTCCCGCGGTCGCACGCGTCTCTGAGACGTACAGAATAACGACGTCTTCATTGATGATTCGTCGCCGATCTCTTGACACGCGCCTACGACTGTAGGTACATTGCGCCTACAGTTGTCAGTAGCGACCCCCTTCCGGCTTCGGCCGGCAGCCCGTGCAAGGATCGAGACGTGCCAAAAAATCGCGATATCCCCGCGCTCTCCGACGCGCAATTGGAAATCATGAACGTCGTGTGGGACCAGCAGGAGTGCCCCGTATCTGACGTTTGGAAGTTATTGCACGAGCGTCGCGGCGTAAGCCGCAACACGGTCCATACGCTGATGGTTCGGCTGGAAGAGAAGGGCTGGCTGTCGCACCGCGAAGTCAATGGTGCGTTTTTGTACCGCGCCGCCGTCTCTCGCGAAGTGACCCAACAGCGCTCTGTCGAGAACCTGGTCGAGACCGTCTTTAACGGCTCGGCCGAAGGTCTGGTGTTGGCCTTGCTGGGGGGCGGTAGCCTGACGAAATCCGAGGCCTCCCGCATTCGGCAATTGATCGACAATGCGAAATTGAGGAAGTCATGAACGACGGGCATGCCTTTGCTTGTATGGTGCTGCTGCAGGTAACGGCAATCACTGCCTGCGCCGCGATTGCTATAGAAATCGCCAAGCGGCAGGCGGCACTGCGACATGCAATGGGCGTCCTGGCGCTCGGGTTTGTGCTTGCTAGTCCAGCCTTTTCCTTGCTGCTTCCGAGGCCTGCCTGGCTCGCGCCGATCGCTCGAGATAACGCCAGCGCGCCGGCCGTGGCTAAAACTGTCAGCCGCGAAAAGCTCTCTCTCACCAAACTCGTCGATGCGGGAATCGTCGATGGCTTGGATGCTCGAAAACTAATGACTGATCCGTCTTCCGTGCCGTTGGCCAATGTGCCCGACGACTCCGTCAATCAGCACGCGACGGTGGATCCGATCGATGCTCGGAACCGCACGGCCCGCTCGGCGGCTGACGAACGACTAGCTTGGCTTCATCGAGGGTTTTTGCTCGCCGTGTGGATTTGGGCTGGCGGTGTCGTGATCCTTTGCCTGCGATACATCGGCACCCGGCGTCAACTCCGATCCCTGACAGCGTCGGTTCAACCCGCATTCGTTGACGCGATAGTCGTCGAGCGAGCCTGCCGCACGGCAGAGCTCGCGTCGCCGCCGTTGCTGGGGATCTCGGATGTGGCGCCGATGCCACTTGTGCTGGGATGTTGGCGGCCCGTGGTCTTACTGCCGCGTCACCTTGCCGAGACTGCGTCCACAAGTCGTTTGCGCGACGTGCTGGTGCATGAATTTGCACACATTGCACGTCGCGATCCTTGGGTCAATCTCGCACAGCAAATCGCGCGGGTTGTTTTTTGGCCGCATCCGGGCGTGCTTTGGCTCAACCAGCAGATCATCTGTGCGCGGGAAGAGATCTGCGATAACTTTGTGCTGCAAGGTGCCAACTCGGCCGACTATGCGCAGACGCTCCTGGACCTGGCCGAGCGCTGCGGGGGCGCCCGCTTTGCCGTGTCGCTGTTGGGAATGTTCTCGCGTCGCTGGAGTCTCGAAAAACGCATCGCGGACCTTTTGAACCCGTCAAGGATCAGCTCAACCCGCGCCGACCACAGGCCGCTAGTCGCCATGACGCTGTCGCTCCTGGCGATCTGTATGCTGATCGGTGGCGTGAGGGCCGTCGGACAAGATTCCGACGCGGCGAATGACACGGTGGCGCCCGTGACCTCTTCCCAAAACGAACAACGGGATGAGAAAAAGACGATCATTACGGTTCATGGCAACTGCCGCGATCAGAATTCAAAGCCCGTCTCGCAGCTTTGGGTACGAGTCTATTGGTACGCGTCTGGCAGTGGTCAGCGCGAGTTGCTTGGCGAGACGCGCGCCGCTGACGGCGGTCTTTTTTCGATTCCCGATGTCAAAATCAGTGCCGCTGCCGCCGCAAATCAAGAAAAAGCGCGGTTGCACATCGTGGCTACTGCCAAGGGATATGCCTCGGCAGTGAAGGTCGTCGATGAGGCGGCCGCCAGCGAGGAAGTCTCGCTCGAAATGTCGAACGAGCCGGGCACACTTTCCGGCGTGGTCACTGATGAGCATGGCAGACCAGTAGCCGGCGCGACGGTCTACATTCCCTGCTGCGGCAACGAGCCGATAACGGATTGCAAAACGACGATCACAGACGAACAAGGTCGTTACGCCATCAATGACCTCAGGCAGTGGAAGCCTGAGGATTCGAAGACCTTTGATGCGAAAACGGGAATCACGACTTCCACACAGTGCTTCTTCAAATTGATTCACCCCGATTACGCGCTGACGAGCGCCAAGTACTCGGCCGTTCCGCAACAAGTCGATATCTCGCTTTCTCCGCCGGCGATCATCGAGGGCCAGGTCATTGACGAAGTCACGGGCAAGACGCTGCCAGGGGTCATGATCTCGGCGCAAGGAATCGGACGTCAGGGCTGGCTGCAAACCCGCACCGATCCAATGGGACACTATCGCCTGAGGACCAACAACGATCACTTCAACATCTGGGCCGAGGCCGACGACCGTATTGCCATCGCCGCCAAGGCGGTCGCTGCTGAGTCCGGCCAGGTACACAAGCACGTTGACATTCGGATGGTCCGT is part of the Pirellulales bacterium genome and harbors:
- a CDS encoding ankyrin repeat domain-containing protein; protein product: MNTLLSAILKDDPSQVKDLLKADRALATGTIGEPKLYKSEIFHWIYVGDTALHLAAAGYRVEIVRLLLAAGADPNAAVNHRRSGPLHYAADGYINGPAWNEKRQVKTLECLLEAGGQVNAQDKNGASALHRAVRTRCAAAVQFLLEAAADPVLRNKSGSMPFHLAVQTTGRGGSGTEESKAAQQQIINVFLSLRLSTGLKDGKGKTVLQCGQSDWVKRLLTTGAAAAD
- a CDS encoding anti-sigma factor; this encodes MDCRESQQLLHGYFDGELDLLHSLEMERHLKECGACKSGYEQQQALRSAINGSSLYYRAPAALREQFRSKQPSIKPPQHAWNRRLLPIASLATAAALFVAATWLIDRSWRSDATDAVVDQVVASHVRSLLVDHVADVASSDRHQVKPWFNGKLDYSPEVNDFAEEGFPLMGGRLDYVNHRPVAALVYGRRKHVINLFCWPMSDNHSISLQLLERQGYHLVHWTKSGLEFWAMSDLNADELQQFAQLVQAAGTEPSAD
- a CDS encoding sigma-70 family RNA polymerase sigma factor — its product is MHDRQRASFEEAVLPHLDAVYNLARWLTRNESDADDVVQEALLRAFRFFDNVRGRNCRAWLLTIVRNTCYTWLHANRAGEPTVPFDEEKHSTETGSTSPDAALVANVDRDLLRQAIEELPTEFREVLVLREFEGMAYKEIAGIAGIPVGTVMSRLGRARGRLQECLAARIGKES
- a CDS encoding metallophosphoesterase; this encodes MTDQMKSSLQNDGVDRRGFLECMAWAGTGLLWTLNGGLPTGRAFGRESTGAGPNDFSFVQISDSHIGFGKAPNKDVVGTLQAAVAKINSLPQRPAFVLHTGDLTHLAKPEEFDTVAEVLKGVNAKVLYVPGEHDFDADDNKLYLERFGKHTMGSGWYSFDYKGVHFVALVNVANAKSGSTSSLGQIGQAQLQWLSKDLAGISSSKPVVVFAHVPLWAVYEKWGWGTADAAQALALLKRFGSVTILNGHIHQIMQKVEGRVVFHTARSTAFPQSEPGKGSPGPMRDLPADQLRGALGVTIVGYVENHGPLAVADPTLAS
- a CDS encoding BlaI/MecI/CopY family transcriptional regulator, which translates into the protein MPKNRDIPALSDAQLEIMNVVWDQQECPVSDVWKLLHERRGVSRNTVHTLMVRLEEKGWLSHREVNGAFLYRAAVSREVTQQRSVENLVETVFNGSAEGLVLALLGGGSLTKSEASRIRQLIDNAKLRKS
- a CDS encoding M56 family metallopeptidase, whose translation is MNDGHAFACMVLLQVTAITACAAIAIEIAKRQAALRHAMGVLALGFVLASPAFSLLLPRPAWLAPIARDNASAPAVAKTVSREKLSLTKLVDAGIVDGLDARKLMTDPSSVPLANVPDDSVNQHATVDPIDARNRTARSAADERLAWLHRGFLLAVWIWAGGVVILCLRYIGTRRQLRSLTASVQPAFVDAIVVERACRTAELASPPLLGISDVAPMPLVLGCWRPVVLLPRHLAETASTSRLRDVLVHEFAHIARRDPWVNLAQQIARVVFWPHPGVLWLNQQIICAREEICDNFVLQGANSADYAQTLLDLAERCGGARFAVSLLGMFSRRWSLEKRIADLLNPSRISSTRADHRPLVAMTLSLLAICMLIGGVRAVGQDSDAANDTVAPVTSSQNEQRDEKKTIITVHGNCRDQNSKPVSQLWVRVYWYASGSGQRELLGETRAADGGLFSIPDVKISAAAAANQEKARLHIVATAKGYASAVKVVDEAAASEEVSLEMSNEPGTLSGVVTDEHGRPVAGATVYIPCCGNEPITDCKTTITDEQGRYAINDLRQWKPEDSKTFDAKTGITTSTQCFFKLIHPDYALTSAKYSAVPQQVDISLSPPAIIEGQVIDEVTGKTLPGVMISAQGIGRQGWLQTRTDPMGHYRLRTNNDHFNIWAEADDRIAIAAKAVAAESGQVHKHVDIRMVRGGFVVGTVIDGATDKPIESATDEAIHVAHYGPARPRTGAAVTSTALNPDGTYRLRVAPGQNYVYLMSGGTSAIVQVADGEETRLDLRTGEHEIEPNLLDDPDLRLRQRLLREAREAERAPARQGIYAAALTEPPKRQRTDTATGRLLDKLEEQNAGLERYHDPWLLTLKAIIDLGPAAVPALIAELDATADGMMLRCCGFMLRAINDTRAVPALIRSIPKTLLPPGSDMGLRSEDSELAKWAQQHELNPGRSRGNGYYFGRPVREIFGALRKLTGQTMSEQELNHMFLDGVASQRRLKRELFYREAKKWADWWDLHAAEFTQDAEYARVNLPPAVAEAVTPPEGEVHYKTAGGASNWVLKSVFDPQANQVFYDLDTGRVAGLPEKWREAVAIEPPLDEIADWATREGFDLMGTEYVAPGGKRYYALRGLALKAWELDSKRWKMTSDDITFAELQTEGAATDGLLLHHNKKTQSIDPETTASFLYMTREGTPGLLFVGIEVKDDSLKPGGIARGDNELNPVAFNKGRRFAFTEFEEK